Proteins found in one Desulfovulcanus ferrireducens genomic segment:
- the rplU gene encoding 50S ribosomal protein L21 codes for MFAIVETGGKQYRVQEGQQVKVSKLQAEAGSEITLDKVLVVGQGGEVQIGQPYVQQAKVVCDVLNHGREKKIIVFKKKRRKDYRKKQGHRQDFTTLRVKAIQA; via the coding sequence ATGTTTGCTATAGTTGAAACCGGAGGAAAACAATACCGGGTCCAAGAAGGACAGCAGGTCAAAGTTAGTAAGCTTCAGGCAGAGGCCGGTTCTGAGATTACTTTGGATAAGGTTTTGGTTGTAGGTCAGGGCGGCGAAGTTCAGATTGGTCAGCCGTATGTTCAGCAGGCCAAGGTTGTCTGCGATGTTTTAAATCATGGCCGAGAGAAAAAGATTATTGTTTTCAAGAAAAAGCGCCGCAAAGACTACCGTAAAAAGCAAGGTCATCGTCAGGATTTTACAACCCTTAGGGTGAAGGCTATACAGGCCTAG
- a CDS encoding ComF family protein has protein sequence MKDIFVQSRCDICGQVVPKGKFLCRDCQTKLSPVRYGYCVSCGQVYVLNENPYQCLQCREAPPSWSGLGFYGVYDGLLKQLILEYKFTQKLSLGRVLAFLLYEAYKSHGLDRQDIILPVPMHNKKLRERGFNQSLELAKIFARKIDTPVKRRGFEKQKHTPAQSILNRTERLANLKNSFLISSNILRNKKILLIDDIMTTGTTLEECTHVLLQGGAKQVQVLFLARAA, from the coding sequence TTGAAGGATATATTTGTCCAGAGCCGGTGTGATATTTGTGGCCAGGTTGTGCCTAAAGGCAAGTTTTTGTGCCGTGATTGTCAGACCAAGCTATCTCCTGTCCGATACGGCTACTGTGTTTCCTGTGGCCAAGTCTATGTGTTAAATGAGAACCCCTATCAATGTCTTCAGTGTCGTGAGGCTCCTCCTTCTTGGTCTGGACTTGGTTTTTATGGAGTGTACGATGGTTTGTTAAAACAACTGATTCTTGAATATAAATTTACCCAGAAGTTGAGTTTAGGCAGGGTTTTGGCCTTTCTGCTCTATGAAGCATATAAGAGTCATGGTCTTGATCGTCAGGATATCATTCTTCCTGTACCTATGCACAATAAAAAATTAAGAGAGAGAGGGTTTAACCAGAGCCTGGAGTTGGCTAAAATTTTTGCTCGGAAAATTGATACTCCGGTCAAGAGACGAGGCTTTGAGAAACAAAAGCATACTCCTGCACAGAGTATATTGAATAGAACTGAGCGCTTGGCTAACCTTAAGAATAGTTTTTTGATTTCTTCAAATATATTACGCAATAAAAAAATTTTATTGATTGACGATATCATGACTACGGGGACTACTCTGGAGGAGTGCACACACGTTCTTCTTCAGGGCGGAGCCAAGCAGGTTCAGGTTTTGTTTCTGGCCAGGGCTGCTTAG